In Juglans regia cultivar Chandler chromosome 13, Walnut 2.0, whole genome shotgun sequence, the following proteins share a genomic window:
- the LOC108999459 gene encoding uncharacterized protein LOC108999459 codes for MGSKRPFDAEEFPELHCKHPRKLEYSNMPDPCDELVSCDNAPQEPIISGEYEDGLHKFQWHEALEKDTVTDVSNLVDKGFGTNDPLSLVSSSSSEEDARSGASAYSSIYPEYFELDFPRRRFVPFEDAYHSFLDHFPRKQVPIGTNHQASIPLWGKLINENNLDMTEKLTPSIDDGGSEEMLMGALIVPMPDPNLSIDRGDYAGDGRTDCHCLDSGSIRCIHQHIMEAREKLRRTLGEEKFVNLGFSDMGEEVAHKWTEEEEQIFHEAVYSSPASLGRNFWKHLSLVFPSRSKSELVSYYFNVFMLRRRAAQNRSNLLDIDSDDDEWHGRGSYEVGESEEDVDSAIESPVDQDTQADSSEEDDGSDDDDDNDDDNNKDGGDDDCNGDGGDRSGRDVVLIEDGGMNLPSDAHAKLIDESKFDPLVQHVDKTSGSDQEDLSAQDDSCLSFDCQANMTSSCDPVNSENALQVCGVKSEHAKCLHSKDDWSNDSVGQFNLLEPYDAKAWDGSCPSASLKGFDLLSTWNMIEEIFGQGTSDKKVMDD; via the exons ATGGGATCTAAAAGGCCTTTTGATGCTGAAGAGTTCCCGGAGCTTCACTGTAAGCACCCAAGGAAGCTTGAGTATAGCAATATGCCAGATCCATGTGATGAACTTGTTTCTTGTGATAATGCCCCACAGGAACCTATTATTTCAG GGGAGTATGAGGATGGCCTTCATAAATTTCAGTGGCATGAGGCACTTGAAAAAGACACTGTCACAGATGTTTCAAATTTAGTTGACAAGGGTTTCGGGACCAATGACCCCTTGTCATTGGTTTCCAGCAGTTCTAGTGAAGAAGATGCTAGGTCTGGGGCATCGGCATACTCATCTATTTATCCAGAATATTTTGAGTTAGATTTCCCACGAAGAAGATTTGTTCCATTTGAGGATGCCTATCATTCTTTCTTGGATCATTTTCCTAGAAAGCAAGTTCCCATTGGTACAAATCACCAAGCCAGTATTCCATTGTGGGGCAAACTCATAAATGAGAACAACTTAGACATGACAGAAAAGCTTACTCCCAGCATTGATGATGGTGGCAGTGAGGAGATGCTGATGGGGGCTTTGATTGTCCCAATGCCTGATCCAAATTTGTCTATAGACAGGGGTGACTATGCTGGAGATGGTAGGACAGATTGTCACTGTCTGGATTCTGGCTCTATTAGATGCATTCACCAACATATTATGGAAGCACGGGAGAAACTTAGAAGAACACTTGGGGAagaaaaatttgtgaatttagGGTTTTCTGACATGGGTGAGGAAGTGGCACACAAGtggactgaagaagaagagcagATATTTCACGAGGCTGTTTACTCCAGTCCTGCATCCTTGGGTAGAAACTTTTGGAAACACCTATCTTTGGTATTTCCTTCTCGAAGTAAATCAGAGCTTGTAAGCTATTATTTCAATGTGTTCATGCTGCGGAGGCGTGCTGCTCAGAATAGGTCTAATTTGCTGGACATAGacagtgatgatgatgagtGGCATGGAAGAGGCTCTTATGAGGTTGGCGAGTCAGAAGAAGATGTGGACTCTGCTATCGAGTCACCTGTTGATCAAGATACCCAGGCCGATTCCTCTGAAGAAGATGATGGTAGTGATGATGACGATGACAATGATGATGACAACAACAAAGATGGTGGTGATGATGATTGCAATGGTGATGGTGGCGATAGATCTGGTAGAGATGTTGTTCTCATAGAAGATGGTGGGATGAATCTTCCGTCGGATGCACACGCTAAGTTGATTGATGAGAGTAAATTTGACCCCTTGGTTCAGCATGTGGATAAGACTTCAGGGAGTGATCAGGAGGATCTCAGTGCACAAGATGACTCATGCCTGTCATTTGATTGTCAAGCCAATATGACTAGCTCCTGTGATCCTGTTAACAGCGAAAATGCTTTACAAGTGTGTGGAGTTAAGAGTGAGCATGCCAAATGTTTGCACAGCAAAGATGATTGGTCTAATGATTCAGTGGGTCAGTTCAATTTACTGGAGCCCTATGATGCTAAAGCTTGGGATGGCAGCTGCCCATCAGCTTCATTAAAAGGTTTTGATCTTCTATCCACATGGAACATGATTGAAGAGATTTTTGGGCAAGGGACTTCAGATAAAAAGGTGATGGATGATTGA
- the LOC108981804 gene encoding probable WRKY transcription factor 57 has product MDEGDKSDPGPEFTSNSSWPLGPDPDSVYFFANDRESSILGEFGWNFQPDDPDRAGLHDGSDLTGSFGFQDHDQDHDHSNKSSDCALQSSDPALPVRSDSKVRGDLTASSNPSVSSSSSEDPPEKSTGSGGKPPEIPNKVRKKGQKRIRQPRFAFMTKSEVDQLEDGYRWRKYGQKAVKNSPFPRSYYRCTNSRCTVKKRVERSSEDRTIVITTYEGQHCHHTVGFPRGGVNISHETFTGQLAPPGSQFYYPAVQLPQQSPSFRMIQSQQIPAGESHSMPEPSTPQFPTDEGLLGDMVPPNMRNR; this is encoded by the exons ATGGACGAAGGGGACAAATCCGATCCCGGACCTGAGTTCACCAGCAACTCGAGCTGGCCGCTCGGCCCGGACCCGGACAGCGTCTACTTCTTCGCCAACGACAGAGAAAGCAGCATACTCGGCGAGTTCGGGTGGAATTTTCAGCCGGATGACCCGGACCGGGCCGGCCTCCACGATGGCTCCGATTTGACTGGAAGCTTCGGGTTCCAGGACCACGACCAGGACCACGACCACAGCAATAAGAGCAGCGACTGCGCCTTGCAGAGCTCCGACCCGGCGCTTCCTGTTAGGTCTGACAGTAAAGTCCGCGGAGACCTCACGGCATCCAGTAATCCTTCCGTGTCTTCTAGCTCCAGCGAGGATCCGCCAGAGAAGTCCACTGGCTCCGGTGGAAAACCGCCCGAGATACC GAACAAGGTTAGAAAGAAAGGGCAAAAGCGAATCCGGCAGCCTCGTTTTGCGTTTATGACGAAGAGTGAGGTTGATCAGCTCGAAGATGGCTACCGATGGCGCAAATATGGACAGAAGGCAGTAAAAAATAGTCCATTCCCTAG GAGCTACTACCGCTGCACAAATAGCAGATGCACCGTAAAGAAAAGAGTGGAACGCTCATCTGAAGATCGTACTATCGTAATAACTACATATGAAGGCCAACACTGCCATCACACGGTTGGATTCCCTCGAGGTGGAGTGAATATTAGTCATGAGACCTTTACTGGGCAGTTGGCTCCTCCAGGATCACAATTTTATTATCCAGCTGTTCAGTTACCTCAACAAAGTCCTTCTTTTCGTATGATACAGTCTCAACAGATACCAGCAGGTGAATCCCATTCGATGCCCGAACCAAGTACCCCACAGTTTCCCACTGATGAAGGATTACTTGGGGACATGGTGCCTCCTAACATGCGTAACAGATGA
- the LOC108983759 gene encoding uncharacterized protein LOC108983759: MEEKHKKKFVCKFCNKRYPCGKALGGHIRTHMNQNSAEKEQVVEANADLVKFPSLDGGKNSKRDSGPETAGWNSSYGLRENPKRTWRFVDSGTGSLQERVCRECGKCFQSLKALCGHMACHSEKEKLISKFEDHSGTSENQKPEMDTQSVTDTSAPRKLRRSKRMRYKTLDTYPSVYTLANGSSSVSEIEQEQEQEEAAMCLMMFSRDSVCRGGLNSVAESSNNNSVVLEAKSSSIDLKITVKNVGNYVSDMNDFVNLKRRSDELKTSDVSLSDNSDSGYFRNGPKKAESDVSVDGSIASGEFKKPKVESGYGTGCFNAELGKSSNRFKFVTSEFGKELIRNEGYGQVGRAFVMCNSRMKSKNDSHSPEFLEGSHKKMKNVCSNIETFKNTQKRSKQECVNSKMCFHSRRAMGPHRASHTQISGCRESVHDRGENNIETDSLPVPKPYSKTVESCGVKTSINRTMPVHSVKRLGTKKSKGHECPICFRVFRSGQALGGHKRSHFFGGSGEGTIVLKQEVPEFHGLIDLNLPAPVEEEANGPAEFMPW; this comes from the coding sequence ATGGAAGAAAAGCACAAAAAGAAGTTTGTGTGCAAGTTTTGCAACAAGAGATACCCATGTGGGAAGGCCTTGGGCGGTCACATCAGAACCCACATGAATCAGAATTCAGCTGAGAAAGAACAAGTAGTCGAAGCTAATGCTGATTTAGTGAAGTTTCCATCTCTGGATGGTGGAAAGAATAGCAAGAGAGATTCTGGGCCTGAAACTGCTGGTTGGAATTCCAGTTACGGTCTTAGGGAGAACCCCAAGAGAACATGGAGGTTTGTGGATTCAGGAACTGGTTCACTTCAGGAAAGGGTTTGCAGAGAATGTGGCAAATGCTTTCAATCATTGAAAGCTCTCTGTGGTCACATGGCTTGCCACTCAGAGAAAGAGAAGCTAATTAGCAAATTTGAGGACCACTCAGGGACTAGTGAGAATCAAAAACCAGAAATGGACACTCAGTCAGTTACCGATACATCAGCTCCGAGGAAGCTTAGGAGATCGAAACGAATGAGGTACAAGACTCTTGATACTTACCCTTCTGTTTATACTTTGGCAAATGGTTCCTCATCTGTCTCGGAGAttgaacaagaacaagaacaagaagaggCGGCAATGTGTTTGATGATGTTCTCTAGGGACTCTGTTTGTAGAGGTGGTTTGAATTCTGTGGCAGAATCTTCGAATAACAATTCTGTGGTTTTAGAGGCCAAATCATCGTCTATCGATTTAAAAATTACTGTGAAGAATGTTGGGAATTATGTATCTGACATGAATGATTTTGTAAACCTGAAGAGGCGAAGTGACGAGTTAAAAACTTCAGACGTTAGCCTTTCTGATAATTCTGATTCTGGGTATTTTAGGAATGGACCCAAAAAAGCTGAATCAGATGTTTCTGTTGATGGGTCTATTGCGAGTGGTGAATTTAAGAAGCCCAAAGTGGAATCTGGATATGGAACTGGATGCTTTAATGCCGAATTGGGTAAAAGTTCAAACAGATTCAAGTTTGTGACGTCTGAATTTGGGAAGGAATTGATCAGAAATGAAGGATATGGTCAAGTGGGGAGAGCTTTCGTCATGTGTAATTCAAGAATGAAATCCAAAAATGATTCCCACAGTCCTGAATTTTTGGAGGGTTCCCACAAGAAGATGAAAAACGTCTGTTCCAATATCGAAACCTTCAAGAATACTCAGAAAAGAAGCAAACAAGAGTGTGTGAACAGTAAGATGTGCTTCCACTCTCGCCGCGCTATGGGGCCACACAGAGCTAGCCATACACAGATCAGTGGCTGCCGTGAGTCCGTACATGATAGGGGTGAAAACAACATAGAAACTGATTCTCTGCCTGTCCCAAAGCCTTATAGTAAAACCGTCGAGTCTTGCGGTGTCAAGACCTCCATTAATCGAACTATGCCTGTTCATTCCGTGAAGAGATTGGGGACAAAGAAAAGCAAGGGGCATGAGTGCCCAATCTGCTTCAGAGTTTTCCGGTCGGGGCAAGCTTTAGGTGGTCACAAGAGGTCCCATTTTTTTGGAGGTTCTGGAGAAGGAACTATTGTGCTCAAGCAAGAGGTTCCGGAGTTTCATGGTCTAATTGATCTTAACCTTCCTGCTCCTGTCGAGGAAGAGGCAAATGGGCCTGCCGAGTTCATGCCATGGTAG